A segment of the Yersinia rochesterensis genome:
ATATCATCAATACAAGCCGCAATTACAACAGCAAATCAGCGAGGTTTACCACAGTCTGGCGCGCGAATATGACGTCATGGTGCTGGAAGGGGCGGGCAGCCCGGCGGAAATTAATCTGCGCGACCGTGATATCGTCAATATGGGTATGGCTGAAATGGCCGATGCGCCAGTATTGCTGGTGGCCGATATTGATCGCGGCGGTGTTTTTGCGGCTATTTATGGCACTTTGGCCTTGCTGCATCCACATGAAAAAGCGCGAGTCAAAGGGGTGATAATCAATAAGTTTCGCGGTGATATCGCGCTGCTGACTTCCGGCCTGGAACAGATTGAAGCCCTGACAAATGTCCCGGTGTTGGGGGTGATGCCGTGGTTAGATATTGATTTGGAAGATGAAGATGGTGTCGCGCTACAAAAGGGTAAATATCAGGATACGGCAGAAAAGGCACTGGATATTGCGGTAATCCGCTTGCCACATATCGCCAACTTTACCGATTTTAATGCACTGGCCGCTCAGCCCGATGTGCGCCTGCGCTATGTTTCGCAGCCATCGGCGCTAGGCCAGCCAGACCTGATTATCCTGCCCGGCAGCAAGAATACTCTGGGGGATTTGCAATGGTTGCACCACAGCGGGCTAGCGGCGGCGTTACTGGCGCAACATCAGCATAATGTGCCAGTGATAGGGATTTGCGGCGGTTATCAAATGCTCGGGAAACGCATTATTGACGGCGTGGAATCGGGTCTTGAGCAGATGGATGGCTTGGGGTTATTGGATGTAGAAACTGAGTTCGCGTCAGAGAAAGTGACCACGCGAGTGAGTGGCTATTGCCAAACTAACCTGCCGGGAATACTAGAAAATTGCGCTGATAACTCACTTGAAGGCTATGAAATCCACATGGGTGTTTCCTTGTTGGGCAGCGGCGCGATCCCTTTTGCGCGCTTAACCTTACGCAATGGGCAAGCCGAGCAGTGGGGGGATGGCGCGGTGAATTCTGAGGGCAGCGTCTTGGGCAGCTATATCCACGGGCTGTTTGACAGCCACCATTTTACCCGCGCGTTATTGGATAGCTTGCGCCAACGCAAAGGGCTGACCGCCTTCGACGGCGTAACAGTGAATTATGCTGAACATAAACAACAACAGTTCGATATTCTGGCATCAAGCATGCGGGAAAATATTGATATAGATAGAATTATTAAACTAATGGCAGCACATCAACAGGAGCGCGTGCAGTGATTTTAATTACCGGCGGAGCGCGCAGTGGCAAGAGTTCATTAGCCGAACGTTTGGCAGCGCAAGCTGCCGATCGCGTGTTTTACATTGCCACCTCGGTGGTGACGGATGCGGAAATGGCCGAGCGGGTTGCATTACATCGCGCCAGCCGCCCAGCACACTGGCGAACTTGGGAAGGTTATCAGGATTTGGGTGCGGTACTGGAGCAGCAGGTCGAACCCGGCGAAGCTGTGATGTTGGAATGCATTACCACACTTATCACCAATTTATTGTTTGAGCTGGCGGGCGATACGCCGCCGGAGCAGATGGATTTTGCGGCGCTTGAAGTGAATATTCAGCAGCAAATGACTGAGTTGCTGGCCGCTTGCACCCGTAGCCATGCACCCATTTATTTGGTCACCAATGAATTGGGCATGGGGATAGTGCCGGAAAACCGGCTGGCGCGGCATTTCCGCGACATCGCTGGCAGAGTCAACCAGCGCCTGGCCGCCGCCGCTGATGAGGTGTATTTAGTGGTGTCGGGCATCGAGGTAAAGATTAAATGAGCCTGCGTTTATTTCTCGCAACATTGCAGTTTATGACCCGCATTCCAGTGCCAGAGCGCTGGACTCAAGGGCTGGCGATGGATAACTATGAGCGCGGAATTATTGGTTTCCCCCTCATTGGCCTGATTGTCGGGGTGCTCGGCGCGATAGTTTTTAGCGTGCTGTCACCTTGGTGTGGCATACCACTGGCGGCTTTGGGGTATGTGTTGGCGCTGGCGCTCATTACCGGTGCTTTTCATCTCGACGGGCTGGCCGACACCTGTGATGGGGTGTTTTCTGCCCGCAAACGCGAACAAATGTTGGAGATCATGCGCGATAGCCGCCTCGGCACCAATGGCGGTTTGGCGCTGATATTTATCGTGGTGGCAAAAGTGCTGGTGGTCAGTGAGCTGGCCCTGCGCGATGCGCCTATGCTAATGATGCTCACCGCGGCTTCAGTGGCCGGGCGCACGGTGATTGTGCTGCTGATGTATCGCCAGCGCTATGCCCGTGAAGGCAACGGGTTGGGCAATATTTATATCGGCAAAGTGACGGGGAAACAAACGGCCGTCACATTGGTGGCTGGCGCGATATTAACCCTGTTACTCGGCAAAGGTGCGGCGCTATTAGCGTTGGTGATCAGCATGATGGTGGTGCTGTTATTGGCCGCTTATCTGCACCGCCGTTTAGGTGGGCAAACCGGTGACACGCTGGGCGCAGCGGCTGAAGTAGGCGAGTTGGTATTCTTACTGGCGCTGCTATGACATTGCCGATTTCTGGGAACTCTTAATGAGCCATTCTATGCGACTTTTTCTAGTGCGCCATGGGCAAACTGAAGCTAATTTACGCGGTGTTTTTTGCGGGCTGACCGATGTGCCGTTAACCCCATTGGGGGTAGAGCAGGCCGGTAATGTCGCGGGTTGGTTGGCGGAGGTGGAGTTTGCCCACGCTGCTAGCAGCCAATTGCTGCGCGCCCGCCATACCGCCGATATCGTGCTGGCGGGGCATTCACTCAATGCGGAAGTTGATAATAAATCAGTTGATAACAAATCAGTTGATAACAAATTAGTTGATGACCAATTAAATGAAATGAATTTCGGTGAATGGGAAATGCGCCATCATCATGATTTACAACATGAAGATCCTGATGCGTGGGCGGCATGGGTAGCTGACTGGCAACAGGCCAGCCCCACCGGTGGGGAGTCTTTTCCACAATTTTCAACCCGAATAGAAAGTGTGGTTCAGTCACTGCTTTCAACCAAAGATAACGAAAAAAATCAGTTAGTGGTGGCCCATCAAGGGGTCTTAAGCTTGATGCTGGCGCGCTTATTGGCTATGCCAGCGGTCGCCATGTGGCATTTTCATTTTGAGCAAGGGGCATACAGCGTGTTGGAAATCCATGATGGATTTGTCACTCTGCGTGCGTTCAACAGCCGGGCTGTTTGGCAGCCCGCAACACGAGGTTAAAGGCATGCAAACACTTTCATCCATTCTGCGCAGGATTGGGCCGTTGGATAGTAGGGCGATGAGCCGAGCAAAAGTGCGGCTAGATGGCCTGCTCAAACCCTGCGGCAGCTTAGGCCGTTTGGAGCAATTGGCTATCCAATTGGCAGGAATGCGCGGTTTATACGGCCATCAAGTTGATCGCAAGCAAATCATTGTCATGGCGGCCGACCATGGGGTTTTCGATGAGGGAGTGGCTATCTCACCGCGGGCCGTGACGATGATTCAGGCATTGAATATGGTGAAAGGCGTAACCGGTGTTTGCGTGTTGGCGACTAACGCGGGTGCGGAAGTGAAAATAGTGGATGTGGGCATCGATAGCGATACACTCCCCGGCGTGATCGATATGAAAGTGGCGCGTGGCAGTGGCAATATTGCACGTGAAGCGGCCATGACTCGCCAACAGGCCGAAGAGTTACTGGTTGCCAGCGCCACGTTAGCATTACAGCAGGCGGCGGACGGAGTGAAAGTGTTTGGCGTCGGTGAGCTGGGTATAGCGAATACCACCCCCGCAGCGGCGATGGTTAGTGTGTTTACCGACAGCGACCCACAATTAGTGGTAGGCATCGGCGCGAACTTCCCCAGCGAGCAATTACATCACAAAATCGCCGTAGTGCGGCGCGCGATTGAAACCAATCAACCGGACGCCAATGATGGTATTGATGTACTGGCGAAAGTGGGGGGGTTTGATCTGGTGGGCATGGCCGGGGTGATGTTAGGCGCGGCGGCGGCGGGTTTGCCGGTAGTGCTGGATGGTTTTCTCTCTTATGCTTCCGCATTGGCAGCTTGCCGTATCGAACCCAAAGTGCGTGATTACCTGATTCCGTCTCATTTGTCGGCCGAAAAAGGCGCGGTTATTGCTCTAAATCATTTGCAATTGGAACCTTATTTACAAATGGACATGCGGTTAGGCGAGGGCAGCGGCGCAGCGCTTGCTATGCATTTAGTGGATGCGGCCTGTGCGATGTATAACAATATGGGTTCGTTGGCGGAGAGTAATATCGAATTGCCCGCGCCCCCGTCGCCCTAAACATTGCAGGGGTGTTAGCTATATCTATCTGAAAATCCAATGGCTTTGAATCATTCGGGTGGTTTTTTAGTCATTGGGTAATCAGATAATGTTAGTATCAAAAACATAATGCAGGTTAAGCAGTAAAATAATTGGATATAATGCATGCAGAAGCTTCTTTTTTCCGGCCGTATCAATTTAAAAATGATTCGCTATTTTTTAGTCGTTTCAGAAGAATTGCACTTCGGAAAAGCCGCTGAACGCCTACATATCTCTCAGCCGCCACTCAGTTTACAAATTAAAGAATTAGAAGATGCCTTAGGATTCCCTTTGTTTATACGGGATAGCCGCAATGTTGTATTAACCCTTGCTGGCGAAATGATGCAGGCTGAAATGAAAGAAGTTTTCGAGAATATTGAAAATTCATTAAGCCGTGTCTCTTATATTGCTCGCCATGAACAAAGCCACCTTAATATCGGTATCATTGGTTCAGCTCTTTGGCATCAGCTATTAGAGAAGTTTAATAACTTCAATACACTTAATCCTAATACCACGTGGTCTTTGCATGAATTCCCGCCGAGTAAGCAGTATGAAGCATTATTAAATAAGAAACTTGATATCGGATTTTGGCGCTGTGCTGATTTGGAACAGAATCCTGCGCTAGTCTATCAGCGGGTCGAAAAGCAACGCGTAGCGGTGGCGGTATCTCATGAGAGTGAACTGGCCGAGAGTGAAATACTTTCTCTAAAAGACTTATCGGGTCAGAACTTAATCTTTCTCACCTTTACTAACTCCGGTTACTCAAAAAATATATATAATAGCTGCCTTAGTGCTGGCTGTAAGCCGCGGACTATTTACCAATTTGATGAGCCACAAACCCAATTGGCTTTTGTAAACAGCAATCTGGGTATCGCCTTAGTTCCTGAAAGCATGCAGGAAATTCCTTGGCCAAATATTAAATTTATCCCACTGAAAGAAAATCTCTCTGCCGATTTGTTTGCCGTTTATCATCCTGGCGCGATGACTCAGGCATTAGAGCAGCTGCTTGAGTTATTTTAAATGCGGGCTGAGTCAATATCACTTAGCCTTGACCAAAATAGCCATCGCGATAATGACTAAAACGGCTCCAACGGCTATCTCCTGCCAATTTATTACCTGTCCTAACATCACATTTGTCGCAATAACTGACAGCGGAATCAGATACACATAACCGGAGACTTTGGCTGGAGACAGCACAATACAGGCTTTTTGGAACAAAAAGAAACTTAATGCGGTAGCAAAAGTGGCAAGGTAAAAAACGCCACTCCAGGTTATTACGCTGATATTGCGCCATTCAATCTTAGGAAGTTGATAAACAACGATCGCCGTCAATAATAACGTGGCGCAAATTAAGCTCCAGCCAGTCAAAACCAGTGCGGGTTCACCTCGATGTAATTTTTTCACCACGATAGGATTCAGTGCCATACCCAGGCAACCAAATAGAAATAGATAATCAGATGGAATTAATGACAATTGCAATAACTGGGACAAGTCGCCTTTAAAAATGATGAGTAATGCCCCCAAAATACCCATTAATAAAGCTGTAAATACTGACCATGTGGATCTTGCTTTCAGTAATACCCCGCTCATTATCATGCTCATTAAGGGCACCGTGGTGTATAACGCACTTGAATTTAATGCACTGGTCGTCTGAAGTGAAAATATCATACAAGCAAAATAGAGCAGCGGTGGCAGGCTAATGAGAGTATAGCGGCCTAAGTCGCGATAGTTAGGTCGCTTTAGTAAACCCTGGCTTACCAGCAAAACAATAAAAAGCAGGCTGGCGATGGCATATCTCAGCCAAGTAATAACCATGGGCGGTAATGCATTACTGATGGTTGCGCTGGCAATAAAGGAACCGCCGAGTAGCGCGGTAAATCCCAGCATTTGTAAATGTGCTTTAAGTATCCTGGTTGTCATGTCTATCCCTATTACCATCTTGTGATCGACGATAATTACGTGGAAACAGACACTGAACCATTACCTTTTAAGTATCGATAAGCAGGTTTTTAGTATTGGTTACGTCATAACCCACTACGATAGATTACCTATGTCTCTACAATATTTATTATTTAACATGCTTATTTGATAGACATTAAATGAAAATAATTAAGGGTTATTATTATGACAACAGTAAATTCAAATATTGATGCTGATTTCAGTGAATTACCATTTCAAGCTGTCGATGTTATTCAGAAAATAAAACCCGGATTTAAGCCCCGAATTGCATTTATTTTAGGTTCAGGACTCGGTGATTTAGTCGCCCAAATTAGCAATGAAACCACCATTAGCTACGCTGATATCCCCGGTTTCCCCGTAAGCTCAGTTCACGGTCATGCCGGTGAATTAGTTTTAGGCACCCTATTTGGTGTTCCTGTGATGTGCATGAAAGGCCGTGGCCACTTTTACGAAGGTAAAGGCATGAGTATCATGATCAACCCAGTGCGCACATTTAAACTCATGGGTTGCGAATTCCTTTTCTGTACTAATGCTGCCGGTTCATTACGGCCAGAAGTATTACCAGGTTCAGTGGTGATGCTGAAAGATCATATTAATACCATGCCGGGCACGCCACTGGTTGGGCCTAATGACGATCGTTTTGGTCCACGTTTCTTTAGTCTGGCGAATGCCTATGATAAAGATTTGCGCGCCGATATGGCTAATATTGCCCAACAACTTGATATTCCTCTGACCGAGGGGGTGTTTGTCTCTTATCCTGGCCCCTGTTTTGAAACGCCAGCTGAAATTCGCATGATGCAAATTATTGGCGGTGACGTAGTGGGCATGTCTGTGGTGCCAGAGGTTTTGTCTGCAGCACACTGTGGTTTGAAAGTGATTGCATTGACCGCGATTACTAACTTGGCTGAAGGCCTTTCCGATGTGGTTCTATCCCATGAACAAACCTTAAAATGTGCAAAATTAGCGTCAGTTAACTTCACCAAACTGATTGAAGCTTTCTTGAAAAGCAAAGCACAAAGCTGATCGACAAACTCTAACCCTTTCGTATTTGGTGTTACCGCTCATAACCGCGCAATTTCAAGTACGAAAGGATATCTCTGAAGAGGGAAGTCCCCTACAAACTCAATAAGCAAAAATAACTCCCTCGACACGTTAGTATCACGGAGAATAAAAATGATAATAAAAAAACGGCTTAAAGTTATGTTCTTTTTGCAGTTTTTCATCTGGGGAGCTTGGTTAGTGACACTGGGCGCTTACATGATGAATACGCTGAATTTTACCGGTTCACAAGTCGGTTTGGTCTATGGGGCCAAGGGAATTGCCTGTATTTTAATGCCGAGTATTATTGGTATCATTGCTGACCGTTGGATAAAAGCCAATATTCTCTATGCTTGTTGCCATCTATTGGGGGCAATTGCATTGCTGATTGCGGCGAATATCACAGACCCTAATTTTATGTTCTTTGTTATGCTGTTCAATGCGATGGTTTATATGCCGACGATTGCATTAGCTAACACCATTTCTTATATTTGTTTAGAAAAAGCCGGGTTGGATACAATTAAAGATTTCCCGCCAGTGCGCTGGTGAATCCCCAGAAAAAAGGACAGGCATAGAGAAAATATGATCTACTGATTGTGCAACCAATTCAGCGAGATCAACTCTATGCCTGCCCGTAAAGTATGCCAGAACTTTTTCCGGGGCGCTTTAGCCCCGTTTCATCAATATCGTCAAAATGCCCTGATTGATGCAACCGTCGCATTGACGCGTGGCGCTTCTCTGACCCTGACCAGTATCGGACGCCATCTGCCGGGAACCGCTCAGGTAAAACACAAGATAAAACGGGTTGACCGGCTGTTAGGTAATACGGCTCTTCACCATGACATCCCTCTGATATTTCGTAATATTACTTCGTTACTTACGCGCCGACTTCCCTGGTGTGTTATTGCTGTTGACTGGAGCGGTTATCCCTCACAGGCATTCCACGTCTTACGCGCCAGCCTGATTTGTGATGGTCGTTCCATCCCGTTAATGAGCCAAATTGTTCCCTCGCATAACCAACAGAATGCATTGATACAAAAAGAGTTCCTGAATTCTATCGCCACCGCTATTGCGCCTGATAAAAAGGTGCTCATCGTCACTGACGCCGGTTTTCAAAATGCCTGGTTTCACCATATTAAATCATTGGGTTGGGATTTTATCGGGCGAGTCAGAGGCAATATCCAGCTCCGGCTGGATAAAAAAGGTGAGCACTGGTTCAGACGGCAGGAATTATCGGCCAGTGGCCAACCTGAATATCTGGGGCCGGGGACACTCGCACGTGCAGAATATGCCCGCTGTGATGGTCACTTTTACTTGCATAAAAAGGAACCCAAAGGGCGGCAGAATAAACGTGCCCGTTGCCGGATATCTCGCTATTCGCAAGAGCGGGACGGACGCGCCGCAGCAAAAGAACCGTGGCTTATCTTTAGCAGTACAGAGGAGTTTAAACCACGTGAAGTCATGAAGTTATACAGTCGCAGGATGCAGATAGAGCAGAATTTTCGCGATGAGAAAAGTGAACGTTTTGGCTTTGGGCTTCGCGCCAGTCACAGCCGCACAGCGGGGCGTATACTGGTGTTAAGTCTTCTGGCAACGTTAAGCACGGCAGTATTATGGTTACTTGGCTATCATGCTGAAAATAAAGGGTTACATCTGAGGTATCAGGCTAACAGCCTTAAGTCACGACGGGTTATATCTTATCTGACATTAGCGGAGAATATCTTGCGACACTCTCCGCTAATTTTAACGCGAACAGCACTGGATGCAGTTCTTAATCACCTCGCCAAAACCTACCGAAGTATGGTGTTGGTTTATTAGCGCTGAATTAGTGGGGATCCCTCAGCGCCAGTGCGCGTTTTTGGCACCATTGGTTTTATTTTTGCCATGTGGGCGATCAGTTTGTCCGGGTTTGAATTGAGCAATATTCAGCTTTATATTGCTTCAGGTGCTGCATTGATATTAGCGATGTACGCTCTTTCGTTACCCAGCTGTCCAACCTCTAATATTAAAAAAGACCGCACGTGGGTTAATATTTTAGGGCTTGATGCTTTCGTATTATTTAAACAGAAGAAGATGGCCATTTTCTTCCTGTTTGCTATGTTGCTGGGTGCCTCATTACAAATTAGTCATACTTTCAGTAGTCCATTCCTGCATGATTTTGCAAAAAATCCGATTTATCACGACAGTCTGGTAGTTCAATACCCATCAATTTTATTATCGATGGCACAAATCGCCGAAGTATTTTTCATTCTCACCATTCCGTTCTTCTTATCTCGCTTTGGTATTAAGCGCGTGATGATGATCAGTATGATTGCCTGGACTCTACGTTTCACCTTGTTTGCCTATGGTGACCCGTCTGCCACTGGCATCTTTTTATTACTGTTATCCATGGTGGTATATGGTTGTGCCTTTGACTTCTTTAATATTTCTGGTGCAATTTATGTCGAGAAAGAAGTGGATCATAATATCAGAGGCAGCGCACAAGGCTTATTTATGACGATGGTCAATGGCGTCGGAGCTTATGTCGGCGCGATAGCCAGTGGGCATGTGGTTGATTATTTTACTGTCAATGGTGTAAAGGATTGGAATAGTATTTGGTTATCTTTTGCCGCGTATACTGTTGTTCTGGTGATTATTTTTGTTTTTGCTTTCCAATATAAGCATGACCCAGTTGAGTTTAAAGAACGGCAGTTATCACATTGATTATTATGATTTTAAGTGGCGTTCTAAAGTGGAGCGCCATTGCAAAAAAAACCGGATCACTTAAAACTGATCCGGTTGGTATTTAAAAAAGAGTTACTTGTTCTTATCCTGAATCCCGCGCGCGCCCAAATTATTATTATCCACCTGTGGCAAACCTACCTCGGCTGAAGAAGATAATAACCCAGTGGTGGCGTAGCTAAAGAGTTTCTTACGGGTATCAGTGATATCCAGATTACGCATAGTCAACTGACCAATACGGTCATCTGGTGAAAATACAGAATCGCCTTTTTCCATGGTCAAACGCTCTGGCTGATAAGTGAGATTTTCAGACACAGTATTCAAGATGGAATAGTCATTACCACGACGCAGTTCTAGTGTCACTTCACCGGTGATTTCGCTGGCAACCCAACGCTGGGCCGAGTCACGCAGCATCAGCGCTTGTGGATCAAACCAACGGCCTTGATACAGCAAACGGCCCAGAACACGGCCATTAGCATGGTATTGCTCAATGGTATCTTCGTTATGAATACCGGTCAGCAGGCGCTCATAAGCAATGTGCAGCAATGCCATTCCTGGGGCTTCGTAAATACCACGGCTTTTAGCTTCGATAATACGGTTTTCAATCTGATCGCTCATCCCCAAACCATGACGCCCACCAATACGATTGGCTTCCATCATCAGTTCTACACTGTCTTCAAACACCACACCATTTAGCGCAACCGGATACCCGCGCTCAAAACGGACAGACACTTCTTCCGCTTTCACCACGACATTTTCGTCCCAGAATTTTACGCCCATAATCGGATTAACGATTTTGACGCTAGAGTTCAGGTATTCCAGATCTTTGGCTTCGTGAGTCGCCCCCAACATGTTGGAGTCAGTGGAATAGGCTTTCTCGGTCGACATTTTGTAGTCGAAACCGGATTGAATCATAAATTCGGACATCTCATGGCGGCCACCTAATTCATCGATAAAATCGGTATCCAGCCAAGGTTTATAAATTTTTAGTTCAGCATTAGTCAACAGGCCGTAACGATAGAAACGCTCTATATCGTTACCTTTATAAGTGCTGCCATCACCCCAGATATTCACGCCATCTTCTTTCATGGCGGCAACCAGCATGGTGCCAGTGACAGCACGGCCCAGTGGGGTGGTGTTAAAGTAAGTTACACCCGCGGTGGTATTGTGGAAAGCGCCACATTGAATAGCGGCAATCCCTTCAGCAACCAGTTGTTTACGGCAATCAATCAGGCGAGCTTTCTCTGCACCGTACTCCATGGCTTTACGTGGAATAGCTTCGTAATCTTCTTCATCAGGCTGGCCCAGATTGGCAGTATAGGCGTAAGGAATCGCCCCTTTTTTCTGCATCCATAATAGGGCCGCGCTGGTATCCAAACCACCAGAAAAAGCAATACCAACACGCTGATTAATAGGAAGGTGTTTGAGAATAGTTGTCATCAATTAAATCCTGTATAAATTAGGTCTGTCTGGCAAAGGTTTCAATGCCTACATTGATATCGCAAAACTAGGGGTAGAGTCAAAGAGATTTTGCATATTTATGTGTGTTTTATTGCATAACTATTTCATTGGTGTTTTTGTGAAATGATGTTTCATATAAATTAATTTACTGTTCTGTTATAATGTGTATATCGACTTTTATCGAGTATATACCTTAAATAATTCGAGTATATTAA
Coding sequences within it:
- a CDS encoding cobyric acid synthase; amino-acid sequence: MNLSIMVQGTASDVGKSVLVAGLCRIFMQDGYRCAPFKSQNMALNSGITPQGEEMGRAQIFQAEAAGIAPDVRMNPVLLKPTSDRKAQVVLMGKVACNMDAVEYHQYKPQLQQQISEVYHSLAREYDVMVLEGAGSPAEINLRDRDIVNMGMAEMADAPVLLVADIDRGGVFAAIYGTLALLHPHEKARVKGVIINKFRGDIALLTSGLEQIEALTNVPVLGVMPWLDIDLEDEDGVALQKGKYQDTAEKALDIAVIRLPHIANFTDFNALAAQPDVRLRYVSQPSALGQPDLIILPGSKNTLGDLQWLHHSGLAAALLAQHQHNVPVIGICGGYQMLGKRIIDGVESGLEQMDGLGLLDVETEFASEKVTTRVSGYCQTNLPGILENCADNSLEGYEIHMGVSLLGSGAIPFARLTLRNGQAEQWGDGAVNSEGSVLGSYIHGLFDSHHFTRALLDSLRQRKGLTAFDGVTVNYAEHKQQQFDILASSMRENIDIDRIIKLMAAHQQERVQ
- a CDS encoding DMT family transporter — protein: MLGFTALLGGSFIASATISNALPPMVITWLRYAIASLLFIVLLVSQGLLKRPNYRDLGRYTLISLPPLLYFACMIFSLQTTSALNSSALYTTVPLMSMIMSGVLLKARSTWSVFTALLMGILGALLIIFKGDLSQLLQLSLIPSDYLFLFGCLGMALNPIVVKKLHRGEPALVLTGWSLICATLLLTAIVVYQLPKIEWRNISVITWSGVFYLATFATALSFFLFQKACIVLSPAKVSGYVYLIPLSVIATNVMLGQVINWQEIAVGAVLVIIAMAILVKAK
- a CDS encoding adenosylcobalamin/alpha-ribazole phosphatase, translating into MRLFLVRHGQTEANLRGVFCGLTDVPLTPLGVEQAGNVAGWLAEVEFAHAASSQLLRARHTADIVLAGHSLNAEVDNKSVDNKSVDNKLVDDQLNEMNFGEWEMRHHHDLQHEDPDAWAAWVADWQQASPTGGESFPQFSTRIESVVQSLLSTKDNEKNQLVVAHQGVLSLMLARLLAMPAVAMWHFHFEQGAYSVLEIHDGFVTLRAFNSRAVWQPATRG
- the xapA gene encoding xanthosine phosphorylase; protein product: MTTVNSNIDADFSELPFQAVDVIQKIKPGFKPRIAFILGSGLGDLVAQISNETTISYADIPGFPVSSVHGHAGELVLGTLFGVPVMCMKGRGHFYEGKGMSIMINPVRTFKLMGCEFLFCTNAAGSLRPEVLPGSVVMLKDHINTMPGTPLVGPNDDRFGPRFFSLANAYDKDLRADMANIAQQLDIPLTEGVFVSYPGPCFETPAEIRMMQIIGGDVVGMSVVPEVLSAAHCGLKVIALTAITNLAEGLSDVVLSHEQTLKCAKLASVNFTKLIEAFLKSKAQS
- the cobT gene encoding nicotinate-nucleotide--dimethylbenzimidazole phosphoribosyltransferase; this encodes MQTLSSILRRIGPLDSRAMSRAKVRLDGLLKPCGSLGRLEQLAIQLAGMRGLYGHQVDRKQIIVMAADHGVFDEGVAISPRAVTMIQALNMVKGVTGVCVLATNAGAEVKIVDVGIDSDTLPGVIDMKVARGSGNIAREAAMTRQQAEELLVASATLALQQAADGVKVFGVGELGIANTTPAAAMVSVFTDSDPQLVVGIGANFPSEQLHHKIAVVRRAIETNQPDANDGIDVLAKVGGFDLVGMAGVMLGAAAAGLPVVLDGFLSYASALAACRIEPKVRDYLIPSHLSAEKGAVIALNHLQLEPYLQMDMRLGEGSGAALAMHLVDAACAMYNNMGSLAESNIELPAPPSP
- the argG gene encoding argininosuccinate synthase — protein: MTTILKHLPINQRVGIAFSGGLDTSAALLWMQKKGAIPYAYTANLGQPDEEDYEAIPRKAMEYGAEKARLIDCRKQLVAEGIAAIQCGAFHNTTAGVTYFNTTPLGRAVTGTMLVAAMKEDGVNIWGDGSTYKGNDIERFYRYGLLTNAELKIYKPWLDTDFIDELGGRHEMSEFMIQSGFDYKMSTEKAYSTDSNMLGATHEAKDLEYLNSSVKIVNPIMGVKFWDENVVVKAEEVSVRFERGYPVALNGVVFEDSVELMMEANRIGGRHGLGMSDQIENRIIEAKSRGIYEAPGMALLHIAYERLLTGIHNEDTIEQYHANGRVLGRLLYQGRWFDPQALMLRDSAQRWVASEITGEVTLELRRGNDYSILNTVSENLTYQPERLTMEKGDSVFSPDDRIGQLTMRNLDITDTRKKLFSYATTGLLSSSAEVGLPQVDNNNLGARGIQDKNK
- the cobS gene encoding adenosylcobinamide-GDP ribazoletransferase, which produces MSLRLFLATLQFMTRIPVPERWTQGLAMDNYERGIIGFPLIGLIVGVLGAIVFSVLSPWCGIPLAALGYVLALALITGAFHLDGLADTCDGVFSARKREQMLEIMRDSRLGTNGGLALIFIVVAKVLVVSELALRDAPMLMMLTAASVAGRTVIVLLMYRQRYAREGNGLGNIYIGKVTGKQTAVTLVAGAILTLLLGKGAALLALVISMMVVLLLAAYLHRRLGGQTGDTLGAAAEVGELVFLLALL
- a CDS encoding LysR family transcriptional regulator, giving the protein MQKLLFSGRINLKMIRYFLVVSEELHFGKAAERLHISQPPLSLQIKELEDALGFPLFIRDSRNVVLTLAGEMMQAEMKEVFENIENSLSRVSYIARHEQSHLNIGIIGSALWHQLLEKFNNFNTLNPNTTWSLHEFPPSKQYEALLNKKLDIGFWRCADLEQNPALVYQRVEKQRVAVAVSHESELAESEILSLKDLSGQNLIFLTFTNSGYSKNIYNSCLSAGCKPRTIYQFDEPQTQLAFVNSNLGIALVPESMQEIPWPNIKFIPLKENLSADLFAVYHPGAMTQALEQLLELF
- the cobU gene encoding bifunctional adenosylcobinamide kinase/adenosylcobinamide-phosphate guanylyltransferase is translated as MILITGGARSGKSSLAERLAAQAADRVFYIATSVVTDAEMAERVALHRASRPAHWRTWEGYQDLGAVLEQQVEPGEAVMLECITTLITNLLFELAGDTPPEQMDFAALEVNIQQQMTELLAACTRSHAPIYLVTNELGMGIVPENRLARHFRDIAGRVNQRLAAAADEVYLVVSGIEVKIK
- a CDS encoding IS4 family transposase codes for the protein MPARKVCQNFFRGALAPFHQYRQNALIDATVALTRGASLTLTSIGRHLPGTAQVKHKIKRVDRLLGNTALHHDIPLIFRNITSLLTRRLPWCVIAVDWSGYPSQAFHVLRASLICDGRSIPLMSQIVPSHNQQNALIQKEFLNSIATAIAPDKKVLIVTDAGFQNAWFHHIKSLGWDFIGRVRGNIQLRLDKKGEHWFRRQELSASGQPEYLGPGTLARAEYARCDGHFYLHKKEPKGRQNKRARCRISRYSQERDGRAAAKEPWLIFSSTEEFKPREVMKLYSRRMQIEQNFRDEKSERFGFGLRASHSRTAGRILVLSLLATLSTAVLWLLGYHAENKGLHLRYQANSLKSRRVISYLTLAENILRHSPLILTRTALDAVLNHLAKTYRSMVLVY